Genomic segment of Streptosporangium sp. NBC_01755:
TGCGGGTCATCGAGATCGCCGGAATCGGTCCAGGACCGTTCTGCGGGATGATGCTCGCCGACATGGGCGCCGAGGTGCTGCGCGTGGACCGGCCCGGCTATCACAGCCCGGCCAACCTGCTGCCGCCCCAGGCCGACCTGATGAACCGGGGACGCCGGTCGGTGGCGATCGACCTCAAATCCCCGCGCGGTGCCCAGACCGTGCTTCGGCTCGTCGAATCGGCCGACATCATCTTCGAAGGCTTTCGCCCCGGCGTCGTGGAACGTCTCGGCATCGGGCCCAAGGACTGCGCCGCGCGTAACCCCCGCCTCGTCTACGGACGGATGACCGGCTGGGGACAGCACGGCTCGCACGCGCCCATGGCCGGCCACGACATCAACTACATCGGCCTGACCGGCCTGCTCGACTCCATCGGCACCCCCAAGACCCCCGTGCTTCCGCTCAACGTCGCCGGCGACTTCGGCGGCGGGGGAATGCTGCTGGCCTTCGGCCTGGTCTGCGCCCTGTACGAGGCCCGCGCCTCCGGCCAGGGCCAGGTGGTGGACGCCTCCATCCTGGACGGCGCCTCCATCCTGATGACCATGTTCCACGCCATGGCCGGCCAGGGTGTCTGGTCGCCGGCACGCGGCACCAACGTGCTCGACGGTGGCTCCCACTTCTACAACGTCTACGAATGCGCCGACGGCCGCCACGTCGCCGCGGGCGCGATCGAGCCGCAGTTCTACCACCGGCTGCTGACCGGCCTCGGACTCGACACCGATCCCGAGTTCGCCCACGGCCAGCACCGCCAGGACCTGTGGCCGCATCTGCGCGAGCGCATGGCCGAGGTGTTCCGCAGCAGGCCCCAGGCCGAGTGGCTGGCGGTGTTCGCCGGCACCGACGCCTGCCTGACCGAGGTCGTGCCCCTGGCCGAGGTGGCCGAGCACCCCTTGAGCCTCGAACGGGACTCCTTCGTGCGCGTGGGCTCGGCCACGCAGCCCGCGCCGGCGCCGCGCTTCAGCCGTACCGTCCCCCAGACGCCCACACCGCCCCCCTCGCCCGGCGAGCACACCGTCTCCGCGCTGACCGCCTGGGGACTGACCCAGGCCGAGATCGACGACCTCGCCGGGGACGGAACGATCCACCAGACCACACCCGGCGAAAGCGAGGCGCCCTCATGAACGAATCCCTCCCACGAGCCGAGCTCTACCGGCGCATGCTGCGCATCCGCCGCTTCGAAGAGCGCACCGCGCAGTTCTACCGCGACGGGCAGATCCCCGGCTTCGTCCACGTCTCAGTCGGGCAGGAAGCGGTCGCGGTCGGCGCCTGCGCACCCCTGAGCACCCACGACATCATCACCTCCACCCACCGAGGCCACGGACACGTCCTGGCCAAAGGCGCCGACATGGGCCAAATGTTCGCCGAACTGTTCGGCCGCGCCGACGGCAGCTGCCGCGGCCGCGGCGGATCGATGCACATCGCCGACCTGGCCGTGGGAGTCTTCGGCGCCAACGGCATCGTCGGCGCCGGCCTCCCCATCGCCGCGGGCGCGGCCACCGCCATGCAGTTGCGCGAGCGCCCCCAGGTCGCCGTGGCCTTCTTCGGCGATGGCGCGGTGGCCCAAGGCGCCTTCCACGAAGCGGTCAACCTGGCCTCGGTCAAAGACCTCCCGATCGTCTTCCTGTGCGAGAACAACCACTTCGCCGAGTTCTCCGACGCCAGCATCATCCGCGAGATCTCCCTCAAAGGGCGGGCACGCGGCTATGGCATCGCCTATGCCCACGTGGACGGCAACGACGTGGAGGCCGTGGCCGCCGTCATGGCCCGCCAGATCGCCCACGCCCGCTCAGGCGCCGGCCCCGTCCTGGTCGAGGCCGAGACCTACCGCGCGCGCGGCCACTACGAAGGCGACCAGCAAAGATACCGCGCACCTGAGGACCTGGCCGCCCGCGAGACCAACGACCCGCTGGCCATCCTGGCCGCACGGATCAACGCCGACGGCGACGGCCACCTGCTCACCAAGATCACCGAAGAGGTCGAACGCGAGGTGGAGCAGGCCATCGCCTTCGCCCGCTCCTCCCCGCCGCCGGCCCCAGAGACCCTGAGCGACCACGTCTACGCCGACCCCGGCCCCAGATCCCCGCTGCCCGTCCCCGCACAGGCGGCCGCACCGACCCCCACCATCAAGACCAGCCGCGCCATCCGCACCGCCCTGGAAGACGAACTGGCCACCGACCCCACGGTCTTCCTGGCCGGCATCGACGTGGCCGCCGGAGGAAACGTCTTCGGCCTCACCCGGGGACTGCACGAACGTTTCCCCGGCCGCCTCATCGACACCCCGATCTCCGAGACCGCTGTCATGGGCATGGGCGTGGGAGCGGCCATGTCCGGCATGCGGCCCATCGTCGAACTCATGTACCTCGACTTCGTCGGGGTCTGCCTGGACCAGATCATGAACCAGGCAGCCAAGATGCGCTTCATGACCGGAGGCGCCGTCCAGGTGCCCCTCACCATCCGCACCCAGTTCGGCGCCGGACGCTCCTCGGGCAGCCAGCACTCACAGAGCCTGGAAGGCCTGCTCGCGGCCATCCCCGGCCTCAAAGTCGTCATGCCCTCCACCGCCGCCGACGCCTACGGCCTGCTCCGCGCCGCCGTACGCGACCCCAACCCCGTCGTCTTCATCGAAAACCGGCTCCTGTACGAAACCTCCGGACCCGCACCCGACCGCCGCCAACACCTCGAACTGGGCCGGGCGCACATCACCCGCCAAGGCGCCGACGTGACCATCGTCAGCTACTCGCGGATGGCCCAGGTCTGCCTGGCGGCGGCCGAAGAACTGGCCGGGCGCGGCATCGAATGCGAGGTCGTCGACCTGCGCACGATCACCCCCCTGGACTACCAGACGATCATCGACTCGCTGGCCAAGACCTCCCGCCTGCTCATCGCCCACGAGGCCATCACCGACTTCGGCGTCGGCGCCGAGATCAGCGCCCACATCGGCGAGCACGCCTTCGAACTGCTCGACGCGCCCATCACCCGCGTGGGCGCCACCCGCATGCCCGCACCCTACGCGCCCGGCCTGGAACGCCTGTGGCTGCCTGACCAGGCCGCAGTCATCCGCGCCGTCGAACGACTCCTCGCCTACTGAAAAACCACTCCCTGACAACCACTTCGCTGCCCTCGCGCAGCGCGGGCACCCGCGATCGATTCGTGCCGGCGGATCCGGGCGCCCTCATGACCGCACCGAACATGACGATCGACGACGAGGACGAAGAACCGCCGCAGCCCGGCGCCTTCGCCGCTCCATCGCCCGGCGGTGGCCCGCGCACACCTCGGCCACCGCTTCACGGCGCGATCACCGCGCTTCGCCCGCACCGGAAAAGAGACGAGGGCGTGGCTCAAAGACCAAGAAAGAGGCTGTCCGTGAGCGCAACACCGACCGACCAAGCCATCTTCACCGAACGGCTCAGCACGTGGGCACAGACCCACTACGGGCCACAAGCGGTGGTAGGCGACGTACGCCGGATGCCGGGCAACTCCGGAATCAGCTACGGATTCGACATCACCCACCACGGCGACCGCGAGGGCCTGGTCGTACGCCTGACCCCACCCGGCGTCGTACGGCAAGGCAACACCGACATCATGCGCCAAGTCCCGCTGCTGCAGGCGCTCAAACGGGCCGGCCTGCCCGTGCCCGAGGTCCGCTGGTACGACGAGGACGAGTCATGGTTCGGCGTGCCATACCACATGGTCGAGCACATGCGCGGCACCTCCACCCACATGTTCGACAAGGGACGAGCCGAACAGATCGACGGCACCGGCCTCGAACCGGTATTCGTCGAAGCGATGGGCGTACTCGCCGCCATCCACCAGATCGACTGGCGGCGTGAGCTCCCCGGCTGGTCCACCCCCAGGGACCTGGAGGCCGAGATCTCCTTCTGGACCCCCAGCCTGCTCAAATCCGACGACCCCCAATGGATCTCCCAAGGGATGCAGATCCACGACCGGCTCCTGGCCACCAGACCCCACACCCCCCTCATGAGCATCGTCCACGGCGACTTCTACTCCAACAACTGGCTGTTCGCCGACGGAAGCCTGACCGCCGTCCTGGACTGGGAGATCGCCTCCATCGGATCACCCGGACTCGACATCGGGTGGATCTGCATGATGTACGACCCCAAGAGCTGGAGCCCGGCCCGCCACCAATGGTCCCAGTGGTCACCCGAACCGGACTTCCTCGTCGATGCCTACCTGGCCGCGGGCGGCCCCGCCGTACCCGACCTGGACTGGTTCCGCGCCCTGGCGGGTTTTCGCCTCAGCTGCATCACCGCGATGGGCCTGCGCCTGCACCGCACCGGCCGCCGCCCCGACCCGGCCTGGGAAGTACTCGGCGACGCCGCGCCGTACATGATGAACCGCGCCGAGGAACTGCTGGCGGGCCTTCGATGAGCGCCCCCGGATCACTGCCCGCCGTCCGCATCGACAGCGACCGGCGCGCCTTCGCCTGGTGCGGCGCCTGCTCCGCCTGCGACAACTGCCGCTCGGGCTGGAGCGCCTGGTGCACCACCGCACCGGCGCCCGGCCACTGGCAACCCCTCGCCCCCCACGTGCCCCACCGTCCGCGCATGGAACACGCCCTGGCCGCGGCCCTGGGCTGCCTGGACATCCTCGCCCAGGACACCACGGCCCATCCCGGCGACACGACACTGCTGGTCCTTGGGCCGGCCCAGGTGCTCACACCCCTGCGTGTGGTCCTGGCACACGCCCGCATCGGCGCGGTACACGTCGCCGATGAGACCCTCACCGGCGACGACGAGTTCTCCCTCGCGGCGGCGAGGGCCGCGATGGCCGGACAGAGCGGCACCGGCCGCGCCGACACCATCGTCTCCCTGCGGGGACGGCTCGACCTGGCCTCCCGCTGGGTACGACGAGGCGGACGCGTGGCGAGCCTGACCTGCGCGGGGGAGACCATCATGCCCGCCCTGGACACCCTGGTCACCCGCGAAGTGAGCATCGTGTCCCTGCGCGACCCCTGCGGCGCCATCGCCCCGCTCACCGATGCCCTCACCCGTTCAGGAGAACTCCATGGCTGACCACGGCCCCCGCCGGGCACTGCTGGCCGCCCCCGGCAGGTTCCAGGTCGGCCCCGGCCCCGAAACGCCACTGGGACCCGGCGACGTGCGCCTTGCCGTACTCGCCACAGGCATCTGCGGCACCGACCTGGCCACCTACCGAAGCGGAGACGCCGACCCCCACCAGGTGCTCGGCCATGAGATCGTCGCGCACGTCACCGAGACGGGCGGCGCCACCGACCTGCCCACCGGCACCAGGGTCATGCTGCGCCCCATGCGCTCCTGCCACCGCTGCTGGTATTGCGCCTCCGGCCACACCCACCTGTGCGACCACTCCAAAGAACTCACCCTGTCCTTCCAACGCCCCGGAGGCTTCGCCGAGGAGGTGATCCTGCGCGACGCCGAACCCGGCGACGCCCTACCCCTGGCCGAGGAAGCCGATATCACCGACGGCATGTGGGCCGAGCCGCTGGCCGTGGCCGTACACAGCCTGAACACCCTGGGCGGCCCGCGCCCCGCAGACCCGCTCCTGGTGATCGGCGCCGGACCTCTCGGCCTTTGCACCACCGCCGCCGCGGCCGCGCGCGGACTGAAGGTGACCGTCGTCGAACCACGAAAGGCCCGCCACGCCACCGCCCACGCCGCCGGCGCCTCGGCGGTCCACCTGCCCCACGACCTCACCGGCCGATACCCCTGGACCGTCATTGCCGCCGGCACACCCGCCGCCCTGCGCCAGGCCATCGAGTCCACCCGGCCGGGAGGGCGGATCTCCATCACCGCCCTGGGCCCCGCCCCGGTGCCCACCCTTACCCACCCGGTGCAGGTGAGCGGCTCGTTCGGCTACAACGACGAGGAGTTCGCCCAGGCCGCCGCGCTCATCAACGACGGCACCGTACGGCTCGGCGGCGCCGTCTCACGACGCTTCCCCCTGGCTGAGATCAACGCGGCCTTCACCTACGCCACCGAAGACCCCGAAGCGGTCAAGGTGGCCATCACCCCCTGACTCCGAAGCGGTCAAGGTGGCCATCACCCCCTGACCCCGAAGCGTGCGGGCACCTCACGGCGACGATCCGAGGTGCCCGCCCCGCCGTACGGACCCCGGCGACCGGCCCCGCGCCACCGCCGCACCGACCGCCCTGCCCCGCTCTGCCGTACGGCTCAGCCCACGCGACATTCCAGCACCTGCCCCGGCCGCTCGCCCCTTCCTGCGACGCCTGGTGATCGGCCCGCGCCACATGAAGCGCGCACCCGCACCACGCCGCCGGGAGGTAATCCCTCATGTGCATGAGATCGGCAGTGAGATCGGCACCAGCGCCGCCCGCAGGGCCTCTCCGCCTTCCCTGGCTGACACCTCCGGCTTCCTCGTACGACCTCGTACGACCTCGTACGGGTGGCGTACGACCTTCGCGCGACGCCCGGCACCGGCGGCGCTCGACCGGGGCCCGGCACGCGGAAGGCCTCCCTCGCCACATGCGAGGGAGGCCTTCACGCGGAACCACGGCCGGATTCGCGCCGCCGGGCTCAGCTGGGGGAGCCGGCGGTCTCCTGCTCCTCGGTGCGGCGCCGCTCCTCTGCCTCGAGCGCCTCGGCCATCTCGTTGTCGCGGTCACGGCGGTACTCACGGAGCGAGTAGGCGATGGCGGCGGCCCAGATGGCGGCGATGGTGATGTAGGCGGCCGCCTGGACGCCGCCGGAGGCGTCGATCCAGTCGCTGCGCAGCAGGGTCCGCACGTTGGTCAGGACGATGACGCCGCCGACGGCGGAGCCCAGGATGCGCGGCGGGATGTGGCGGACCAGCCAGGCGGCGATGGGGGCCGCGATGACGCCGCCGAGCAGCAGGACGGCCACCCAGGAGAAGTCGATGTTCTCCGAGCCGATGCCGACGAAGAAGCCGAGGCTGGCGGCGACGGCGACCAGGAACTCGCTGGCGTCGATGGAACCGATCACCTTGCGCGGTGCCAGGCGGCCGCTGGCCAGGATCGCCGGGGTGCCGACCGGACCCCAGCCGCCGCCGCCGGTGGCGTCGACGAATCCGGCCACCAGGCCGAGGGGGGCGAGGAAGCGCTTGCGCAGCGGCTTGCCCAGGTTGCCGCGCGGGAGGCCGAAGGCCGTGAAGCGGATCAGGACGTAGACGCCCAGCGCGAGCAGGATGATCGACATGACCGGGGCGGCGACCTCGGTGGAGAGGCCGGACAGGAAGGTGGCTCCCACGAACGCGCCGACGGCGCCGGGGAGACCGATCTTGGCGACGACCTTCCAGTCGATGTTGTCGAAGCGCCAGTGGGACACGCCGGATGCGAGGGTCGTGCCGATCTCGGCGAGGTGGATGGTGGCCGAGGCGGCAGCGGGGTTGGTGCCGATGGCCAGGAGTAGCGTCGTCGAGGTGACACCGTAGGCCATGCCGAGGCTGCCGTCGACGAGCTGCGCCGCGAAGCCGACCAGGCCTAAGAGGATGAGCGCACGCACGACGCCCCCCTTCCTATTTTCCCTACTCTGTTGATAGGAATTATAGTGATTGAACTTCAAGGTGCCGTCAAGTCACGTTTCGGGTAAGGCGTCTCAACTCGTGGACACCTTTGTCTCACAAGCGCTGTCATCTCGGTTGATATCCGCCGTCAGGCCCCGCGTCGCCTCACGCCCTCGACCACCGGCGACAGGAGGGTGGCCAGGCTGACGGTGTCGAGCCCCAACACACCTCCACCGGAACCGGCATGTGAAGTGTGATCAATGAGGCGATACCTCGCACAAAACTGCGGCATAAGAGCAGGCTCAACCGGTGGGAGGCCCTGGCCCTGGGCGCCGGGCTCAACGCGCGAGGCGTCATCGAGGTGGTCGTGGCCATGGTGGGCCTGCGGCTGGGCATTCTCAGCGTCGAGG
This window contains:
- a CDS encoding CaiB/BaiF CoA transferase family protein, which produces MNAGPLSGVRVIEIAGIGPGPFCGMMLADMGAEVLRVDRPGYHSPANLLPPQADLMNRGRRSVAIDLKSPRGAQTVLRLVESADIIFEGFRPGVVERLGIGPKDCAARNPRLVYGRMTGWGQHGSHAPMAGHDINYIGLTGLLDSIGTPKTPVLPLNVAGDFGGGGMLLAFGLVCALYEARASGQGQVVDASILDGASILMTMFHAMAGQGVWSPARGTNVLDGGSHFYNVYECADGRHVAAGAIEPQFYHRLLTGLGLDTDPEFAHGQHRQDLWPHLRERMAEVFRSRPQAEWLAVFAGTDACLTEVVPLAEVAEHPLSLERDSFVRVGSATQPAPAPRFSRTVPQTPTPPPSPGEHTVSALTAWGLTQAEIDDLAGDGTIHQTTPGESEAPS
- a CDS encoding alpha-ketoacid dehydrogenase subunit alpha/beta, whose amino-acid sequence is MNESLPRAELYRRMLRIRRFEERTAQFYRDGQIPGFVHVSVGQEAVAVGACAPLSTHDIITSTHRGHGHVLAKGADMGQMFAELFGRADGSCRGRGGSMHIADLAVGVFGANGIVGAGLPIAAGAATAMQLRERPQVAVAFFGDGAVAQGAFHEAVNLASVKDLPIVFLCENNHFAEFSDASIIREISLKGRARGYGIAYAHVDGNDVEAVAAVMARQIAHARSGAGPVLVEAETYRARGHYEGDQQRYRAPEDLAARETNDPLAILAARINADGDGHLLTKITEEVEREVEQAIAFARSSPPPAPETLSDHVYADPGPRSPLPVPAQAAAPTPTIKTSRAIRTALEDELATDPTVFLAGIDVAAGGNVFGLTRGLHERFPGRLIDTPISETAVMGMGVGAAMSGMRPIVELMYLDFVGVCLDQIMNQAAKMRFMTGGAVQVPLTIRTQFGAGRSSGSQHSQSLEGLLAAIPGLKVVMPSTAADAYGLLRAAVRDPNPVVFIENRLLYETSGPAPDRRQHLELGRAHITRQGADVTIVSYSRMAQVCLAAAEELAGRGIECEVVDLRTITPLDYQTIIDSLAKTSRLLIAHEAITDFGVGAEISAHIGEHAFELLDAPITRVGATRMPAPYAPGLERLWLPDQAAVIRAVERLLAY
- a CDS encoding phosphotransferase family protein; this translates as MSATPTDQAIFTERLSTWAQTHYGPQAVVGDVRRMPGNSGISYGFDITHHGDREGLVVRLTPPGVVRQGNTDIMRQVPLLQALKRAGLPVPEVRWYDEDESWFGVPYHMVEHMRGTSTHMFDKGRAEQIDGTGLEPVFVEAMGVLAAIHQIDWRRELPGWSTPRDLEAEISFWTPSLLKSDDPQWISQGMQIHDRLLATRPHTPLMSIVHGDFYSNNWLFADGSLTAVLDWEIASIGSPGLDIGWICMMYDPKSWSPARHQWSQWSPEPDFLVDAYLAAGGPAVPDLDWFRALAGFRLSCITAMGLRLHRTGRRPDPAWEVLGDAAPYMMNRAEELLAGLR
- a CDS encoding zinc-dependent alcohol dehydrogenase — translated: MADHGPRRALLAAPGRFQVGPGPETPLGPGDVRLAVLATGICGTDLATYRSGDADPHQVLGHEIVAHVTETGGATDLPTGTRVMLRPMRSCHRCWYCASGHTHLCDHSKELTLSFQRPGGFAEEVILRDAEPGDALPLAEEADITDGMWAEPLAVAVHSLNTLGGPRPADPLLVIGAGPLGLCTTAAAAARGLKVTVVEPRKARHATAHAAGASAVHLPHDLTGRYPWTVIAAGTPAALRQAIESTRPGGRISITALGPAPVPTLTHPVQVSGSFGYNDEEFAQAAALINDGTVRLGGAVSRRFPLAEINAAFTYATEDPEAVKVAITP
- a CDS encoding sulfite exporter TauE/SafE family protein — protein: MRALILLGLVGFAAQLVDGSLGMAYGVTSTTLLLAIGTNPAAASATIHLAEIGTTLASGVSHWRFDNIDWKVVAKIGLPGAVGAFVGATFLSGLSTEVAAPVMSIILLALGVYVLIRFTAFGLPRGNLGKPLRKRFLAPLGLVAGFVDATGGGGWGPVGTPAILASGRLAPRKVIGSIDASEFLVAVAASLGFFVGIGSENIDFSWVAVLLLGGVIAAPIAAWLVRHIPPRILGSAVGGVIVLTNVRTLLRSDWIDASGGVQAAAYITIAAIWAAAIAYSLREYRRDRDNEMAEALEAEERRRTEEQETAGSPS